One segment of Radiobacillus kanasensis DNA contains the following:
- a CDS encoding HD-GYP domain-containing protein — protein sequence MIRFFNKLLTYPAYFRYGFYLLVPLSILIHLLSGEAANNYYILYIVSTIFLGIGFYNRSVWFVFAGTLFLVTCRSFLETDHSLNIWTYFTYFFTYLMIAFISVALMQNAQKIREDSLELTKALVNTLESRDAYTLHHSEKVAELSKEIATKMRLPKRIIRSIYIGGLLHDIGKIGIPEHILNKPTRLTEDEYSLIKEHSVLGYNIIKHITSFQESGVLDVVLYHHERYDGTGYPEGIKKDKIPLSARIVSVADSFDAMSSDRVYRDKYSLTAILEEIQFNNGTQFDPEVVGVFLSLFDEDGTIP from the coding sequence ATGATACGTTTTTTTAATAAACTCTTAACATATCCCGCATATTTTCGGTACGGATTTTATCTATTGGTTCCCCTATCCATTTTGATTCATCTTTTATCTGGAGAGGCAGCAAACAACTATTATATCCTATATATTGTTTCTACGATCTTTCTTGGTATCGGATTTTACAATCGTTCCGTTTGGTTTGTCTTTGCAGGAACCCTATTTCTAGTAACCTGTCGATCCTTTCTAGAAACGGATCATTCTTTGAATATTTGGACATACTTTACTTACTTCTTTACTTATTTAATGATTGCCTTTATTTCGGTCGCTCTCATGCAAAATGCACAAAAGATACGGGAAGACAGTTTAGAATTAACAAAGGCACTAGTCAATACGCTTGAATCTCGTGATGCTTATACTCTACACCACTCGGAAAAGGTAGCTGAATTAAGCAAAGAAATTGCCACGAAAATGCGATTACCTAAGCGAATAATCCGGAGTATTTATATTGGCGGATTACTACACGATATCGGAAAAATCGGCATACCAGAACATATATTAAATAAACCAACAAGATTGACGGAAGACGAATATTCTCTTATTAAAGAACATTCGGTTTTAGGATATAACATCATCAAACATATCACTTCGTTTCAAGAAAGTGGAGTTTTAGACGTGGTTCTATACCATCATGAGCGGTACGATGGGACAGGCTATCCAGAAGGAATAAAAAAAGATAAGATTCCATTAAGTGCCCGAATAGTTTCGGTTGCGGATAGTTTCGATGCAATGTCTTCCGATCGTGTTTATCGGGATAAGTATTCGTTAACTGCCATCCTCGAAGAAATTCAATTTAACAATGGTACACAGTTTGACCCAGAGGTAGTGGGCGTCTTTCTAAGCTTGTTCGATGAAGATGGAACCATTCCATAA
- a CDS encoding DinB family protein: MKQNDLILLNFEEVRRRSIKVWRAIPNTKLDWKPDEEAMTCAEMIRHILEGEFLYHQVLIGRGSEGLINVANPFVKKEFTTVEDDLIFSRPYRESFINYIRTISPNDLENIKIDRSDVGYVRTLGDMLLRIAYHESVHTGQLLDYLRTMGVARPLVWD, from the coding sequence ATGAAGCAGAATGATTTAATACTATTGAACTTTGAAGAAGTTAGACGTAGAAGCATAAAAGTATGGAGAGCAATACCTAATACTAAATTGGATTGGAAACCTGATGAAGAGGCAATGACTTGTGCTGAAATGATTAGACATATATTAGAGGGAGAGTTTCTTTACCATCAAGTCCTTATAGGACGAGGTAGTGAAGGGTTAATTAATGTAGCAAATCCATTTGTCAAAAAAGAATTTACAACAGTAGAAGATGATTTGATATTTTCCCGCCCCTATCGGGAAAGCTTCATTAATTACATAAGGACAATCAGCCCTAATGATTTAGAAAATATAAAGATAGACCGTTCTGATGTTGGCTATGTTAGAACACTTGGAGATATGTTATTACGTATAGCTTATCATGAGTCTGTTCACACAGGCCAATTGTTGGATTATCTGAGAACTATGGGGGTAGCTAGACCATTAGTTTGGGACTGA
- a CDS encoding sigma-70 family RNA polymerase sigma factor: MIENSKKEKDDLLIYLVQTYGKSVKKFAYTYVKDWTLTEDIAQDVFMNCYHHLDNFRNEASYKTWIFTITANKSKDVLKSSWFKQLFRIGDKEPLNKSSSAEELYLAKNAEEQVVQSVMTLPIKYREVIILYYYEDMKIKEMQELLRVNENTIKTRLSRAKGLIRKKLERSGLEWRTSSNS, from the coding sequence TTGATAGAAAACAGCAAAAAGGAGAAAGATGACTTGCTTATATATTTAGTCCAAACGTATGGGAAATCCGTCAAAAAATTCGCCTATACATACGTCAAGGATTGGACATTAACAGAAGATATCGCACAAGACGTATTTATGAACTGTTACCATCATCTAGACAACTTTCGGAATGAAGCATCTTATAAAACTTGGATTTTTACCATAACCGCTAATAAAAGCAAAGATGTTCTAAAGAGCAGCTGGTTTAAGCAGTTGTTTCGAATAGGGGACAAAGAACCTTTAAACAAGAGTTCATCAGCTGAAGAACTGTATTTAGCCAAAAATGCCGAGGAACAAGTTGTCCAGAGTGTGATGACTCTCCCAATTAAATATAGAGAAGTTATTATTCTATACTACTACGAAGACATGAAGATAAAAGAAATGCAAGAACTGCTTCGCGTAAACGAAAATACAATCAAAACGAGATTAAGTAGAGCAAAAGGTTTGATTCGAAAAAAATTAGAAAGGAGCGGTTTAGAATGGAGAACGAGTTCAAACAGTTAA
- a CDS encoding nitroreductase family protein: MRASSSGNMQSYSIIVTRDKELKKKLYEPHMEQSMVVDAPVLITFCADFNRMRKWISLHDAPQNFDNFMSFMIGAIDATLASQNCALAAENAGLGVCYMGSTLANCHQIGKLLNLPPNVVPVVGYSLGYPAEDPAPRDRLPKHGLVHYDQYHDYSDEEILEIYKDKEEKGWERYMANPELKEMIERLGLKNLAEVYTIAKYTKESHQEFSQTVLNYLAKQNFMNNE, from the coding sequence ATTCGGGCCTCTTCCAGTGGCAACATGCAATCCTATTCCATTATTGTCACAAGAGATAAAGAGCTTAAGAAGAAATTATATGAACCTCATATGGAGCAGTCCATGGTTGTGGATGCGCCTGTTTTAATAACATTTTGTGCAGATTTTAATAGAATGAGAAAATGGATTTCGCTTCATGATGCACCACAAAACTTTGATAATTTCATGAGCTTTATGATAGGAGCTATTGATGCGACTTTGGCTTCGCAAAACTGTGCCTTAGCAGCTGAAAATGCAGGGTTAGGAGTTTGCTATATGGGTTCAACGTTAGCAAATTGTCACCAAATTGGTAAACTACTAAACTTACCACCAAATGTTGTACCAGTTGTAGGGTATTCACTTGGCTATCCTGCAGAAGATCCAGCTCCACGAGATAGACTGCCAAAACATGGTCTAGTTCATTATGACCAATATCATGATTATTCGGATGAGGAAATTCTTGAAATCTACAAAGACAAAGAAGAAAAGGGATGGGAGCGATATATGGCAAACCCGGAACTGAAGGAAATGATCGAACGATTAGGGTTAAAGAATCTCGCTGAAGTCTATACAATTGCCAAATATACAAAAGAATCTCATCAGGAGTTTTCACAGACCGTGTTGAATTATTTGGCAAAGCAGAATTTCATGAATAATGAGTGA